The Prinia subflava isolate CZ2003 ecotype Zambia chromosome 13, Cam_Psub_1.2, whole genome shotgun sequence genome contains a region encoding:
- the CHST8 gene encoding carbohydrate sulfotransferase 8, whose amino-acid sequence MGFQQPKKRLPVLQPTGEGQEHPVQRSSVSLPAATPAHIADSHRQLQPHLLHWLKTFRFPKNSRVTISDCVSSNNQDRRLRKNTANRAATVKQSNSVEPSESVPTKLQSTDRRQSSIMFAMKDQQKGEEINSIKLHKRRRRFIIKKSPILISMNSSILNLPTLKYEDRNNSKWKSLYEIQGERRRIMRETCSKYKSNNRRIITPYHVSRIFVEDKYRVLYCEVPKAGCSNWKRVLMVLNGLASSTKDIQHNTVHYGNYLKRLDGFDHKGIYHRLNTYTKMLFIREPFEKLVSAFRDKFEHPNNYYHPVFGKAIISRYRVNATKEALRTGSGVKFKEFIQYLLDVHRPVGMDIHWDHVNRLCSPCLIDYDFVGKFESMEDDANFFLHLIGAPQNLTFPKFKDRHSNEERTTTKITQQYFAQLSPSQRQQSYDFYYMDYLMFNYSKPFEDLY is encoded by the exons ATGGGATTCCAGCAACCAAAAAAA CGGCTGCCAGTCCTGCAGCCCACAGGTGAAGGACAGGAGCACcctgtgcagaggagcagcgtgtccctgccagctgccaccCCTGCTCACATCGCTGACAGCCACCgacagctccagccccaccttcTGCACTGGCTGAAGACATTCAGGTTTCCCAAAAACTCCAGGGTCACCATCAGC GACTGTGTTTCCAGCAATAACCAGGATAgaagattaagaaaaaatactgcaaacagagcagcaacAGTTAAGCAGAGCAATTCAGTAGAGCCATCTGAAAGTGTGCCCACCAAACTTCAAAGCACTGACAGAAGGCAAAGCAGCATCATGTTTGCTATGAAAGATCAACAGAAAGGTGAAGAAATTAATTCCATCAAGCTCCATAAACGCAGGAGGAGGTTTATAATTAAAAAGAGCCCAATTCTGATTTCCATGAACAGCTCCATTCTCAACCTGCCCACACTTAAATATGAGGATAGAAACAACAGCAAGTGGAAAAGTCTCTATGAGATCCAAGGAGAAAGGAGGCGGATTATGAGAGAAACCTGTTCAAAATACAAGAGTAATAACAGAAGAATAATCACTCCCTATCACGTGTCTAGAATATTTGTGGAAGATAAATACAGAGTTTTATACTGTGAAGTACCAAAAGCTGGCTGCTCCAACTGGAAGCGGGTGCTGATGGTGCTGAACGGGCTGGCCTCCTCCACAAAGGATATCCAGCACAACACTGTGCACTACGGAAACTACCTGAAACGGCTGGATGGGTTTGACCACAAGGGGATTTACCACAGGCTCAACACTTACACAAAGATGCTCTTTATTCGTGAGCCTTTTGAAAAGCTGGTATCTGCATTTCGGGACAAGTTTGAACATCCAAACAACTACTACCACCCAGTCTTTGGGAAAGCCATCATCTCCAGGTACCGTGTCAATGCCACCAAAGAAGCATTAAGGACAGGCTCTGGAGTCAAGTTTAAAGAGTTCATTCAATATCTCCTGGATGTACATAGGCCAGTGGGTATGGATATACACTGGGATCATGTCAATAGGCTTTGCAGCCCATGTCTAATAGACTACGACTTCGTTGGGAAATTTGAAAGTATGGAAGACGATGCAAACTTTTTCTTGCACCTAATTGGTGCTCCACAAAATTTAACTTTCCCCAAGTTTAAAGATCGTCACTCCAATGAAGAAAGAACTACCACTAAAATTACACAACAGTATTTTGCACAACTTTCTCCTTCTCAACGACAACAAAGCTATGACTTTTACTATATGGATTACTTGATGTTCAACTACTCAAAACCTTTTGAAGATTTATATTAA